A genome region from candidate division KSB1 bacterium includes the following:
- a CDS encoding NADH:ubiquinone reductase (Na(+)-transporting) subunit B: protein MKLPRSFLDKQARHFQKGGKLERLHPLYEAVDTILFTTAKPTPAAPHVRDALDMKRAMITVVYALVPCTLMALYNTGYQANLALSQIADVQTSFWQTQLMMQLGVAFDPANFWANVLHGALFFLPVYIVTIAVGGFWEVLFAVIRKHEINEGFLVTSLLFPLISPPTLPYWQIALGVSFGVVIGKEVFGGVGMNIFNPALTARAFLFFAYPAQISGDKVWVAVDGLSQATALAQLADPLIEFTYTWKDAFIGLIPGSMGETSVIAALIGAFILIVTRIGSWRIMLATLIGLLATALFFNWVSSDTNPMFNVSPWMHLVFGGYAFGAVFMATDPVSATMTTQGKWIYGLLIGVLVIMVRVINPAFPEGMMLAILFMNVFSPIIDRIFINRNIKRRQLRHAE, encoded by the coding sequence GTGAAATTACCAAGATCGTTTCTGGATAAACAGGCCAGGCATTTTCAAAAGGGTGGCAAATTGGAACGTCTGCATCCGCTCTATGAGGCTGTAGATACAATACTCTTTACCACCGCAAAGCCGACTCCGGCAGCGCCGCATGTGAGGGATGCACTGGATATGAAACGTGCCATGATCACTGTGGTTTACGCCCTTGTTCCCTGTACGTTGATGGCTCTGTACAATACGGGATACCAGGCCAATCTGGCATTGTCCCAGATTGCTGATGTTCAAACCTCATTCTGGCAGACACAGCTTATGATGCAGCTCGGTGTGGCGTTTGATCCGGCAAATTTTTGGGCCAATGTTCTGCACGGGGCGTTGTTTTTTCTGCCGGTCTATATCGTGACCATTGCGGTTGGCGGATTCTGGGAAGTGCTTTTTGCAGTCATCCGCAAGCATGAAATCAATGAAGGCTTTCTCGTAACCAGTCTGCTTTTTCCGTTGATATCACCACCGACACTGCCTTATTGGCAGATTGCTCTCGGCGTGTCATTCGGCGTCGTCATCGGAAAGGAAGTGTTCGGCGGCGTGGGGATGAATATTTTCAATCCGGCTTTGACGGCCCGGGCTTTTTTGTTTTTTGCCTATCCGGCCCAGATATCCGGAGACAAGGTCTGGGTGGCTGTTGACGGATTGAGTCAGGCTACCGCCTTGGCGCAGCTCGCAGATCCGTTAATTGAGTTTACATACACCTGGAAAGATGCCTTTATCGGATTGATACCCGGTTCTATGGGAGAGACATCCGTAATCGCGGCGTTGATCGGCGCGTTTATTCTCATTGTGACCCGAATTGGATCGTGGCGGATTATGCTTGCTACCTTAATCGGACTTTTAGCCACTGCTCTTTTTTTCAACTGGGTGAGCAGTGACACCAATCCCATGTTTAATGTATCACCCTGGATGCATTTGGTATTCGGCGGCTATGCGTTTGGGGCGGTGTTCATGGCAACCGATCCGGTCAGCGCAACCATGACAACCCAGGGCAAATGGATATACGGTTTGCTCATTGGTGTTCTGGTGATCATGGTGCGGGTGATTAATCCGGCCTTCCCGGAGGGGATGATGCTTGCTATTTTGTTCATGAACGTGTTTTCCCCCATCATTGACCGCATTTTTATTAACCGCAACATCAAAAGGAGACAATTGCGCCATGCAGAATGA
- a CDS encoding M23/M56 family metallopeptidase produces the protein MRPKWFPCSLSIRLCQNKKLKNSNNSCRRTNTMIDLHVIYDILFSRSLNGLILFLIIFAATYGLKRRSVFWNYSLWSLFFIRLVFPPVIIHLLSIQRLFEDLLRMVLPGNQSVYVQAPVSFSSSGIGLNHSASLFSFTGAITALWLAGVIILLAHYFYQRRVWRLHAASAPSVRQTAVLSLVEYWRTEFKVRRRIRVRVSEQVHSPFTMGVFRPVIVLPRSGLSAKNSLKSIVAHECAHIKRLDDLQITGQTLIQILFFFHPAVWVAAHKLNNARECMCDSRVLAQNVISRQTYGQGLITWLKTADSIQPKAVLLFGGQKSALLKRIQNIKEKQMTFTWKQLLMLALIAIVVLPAAARNHQDTGKFVTPLPSGSYRISAGFGPMTDPFTGQERMHKGIDLAAPKGTPVLAVHAGVVTKAVSKVEVGKGNGRFIVIKHSDGLTSRYTQLSKVLVQVGEQVDPGDRIGLVGSSGRSTGPHLHFEIRDGDERVNPEKYITF, from the coding sequence ATGCGTCCCAAGTGGTTTCCATGTTCGCTGAGCATCAGACTTTGTCAGAACAAGAAATTAAAGAACTCGAACAACTCTTGCAGGAGGACGAACACCATGATTGACCTGCATGTGATTTATGATATATTATTCTCCCGTTCTTTGAACGGCTTGATTTTATTTCTGATTATATTTGCAGCTACATATGGTTTAAAACGGCGTTCCGTCTTTTGGAATTACAGTTTGTGGTCTCTGTTTTTCATAAGGCTGGTTTTTCCGCCTGTTATCATTCACTTATTGTCCATACAACGGCTATTTGAAGACCTGCTTCGGATGGTCTTACCTGGCAATCAATCCGTTTATGTTCAGGCGCCTGTCTCTTTTTCATCATCTGGTATTGGATTGAATCATTCTGCCTCGCTGTTTAGCTTTACCGGTGCGATAACGGCGCTTTGGCTTGCAGGAGTCATTATTCTTTTGGCACATTATTTTTATCAGCGACGTGTATGGCGTTTGCATGCTGCATCTGCACCGTCTGTTCGTCAAACAGCCGTTTTATCTCTGGTCGAATACTGGAGGACAGAGTTTAAAGTCCGCAGACGAATTCGTGTCAGAGTGTCGGAGCAGGTGCATTCACCTTTTACCATGGGAGTCTTTCGTCCGGTTATTGTGCTGCCTCGAAGCGGACTGTCAGCTAAAAACTCCCTAAAATCGATTGTGGCGCATGAATGTGCGCACATAAAACGGCTGGATGATTTGCAGATCACAGGACAAACACTCATTCAGATCCTGTTTTTCTTTCATCCGGCCGTATGGGTAGCCGCACATAAACTGAATAACGCGCGCGAGTGTATGTGCGACTCGAGGGTTCTGGCTCAAAACGTCATCAGCCGGCAGACGTACGGGCAGGGACTGATTACCTGGTTAAAAACAGCCGATTCTATTCAGCCGAAAGCTGTTTTATTGTTCGGCGGCCAAAAATCGGCGCTTTTAAAACGAATTCAAAACATAAAGGAAAAGCAAATGACATTTACCTGGAAACAGTTACTCATGCTGGCGCTCATCGCAATCGTCGTTCTTCCGGCGGCTGCACGCAATCATCAAGACACAGGCAAATTCGTGACGCCATTGCCGTCCGGCAGCTACCGCATCAGTGCCGGATTCGGACCTATGACTGATCCGTTTACCGGGCAAGAACGCATGCACAAAGGCATCGATCTGGCAGCGCCCAAAGGCACACCGGTTTTGGCGGTTCATGCGGGTGTGGTCACTAAGGCTGTATCAAAAGTTGAGGTCGGAAAGGGGAACGGTCGCTTTATTGTAATCAAGCACAGTGACGGTTTGACCTCCCGTTATACCCAGTTAAGTAAAGTTTTGGTGCAGGTCGGTGAGCAAGTTGATCCCGGAGACCGTATCGGTCTTGTGGGCAGCAGCGGCCGGTCAACGGGTCCGCATCTGCACTTTGAAATCCGGGACGGGGATGAGCGGGTTAATCCGGAAAAATACATCACGTTTTAA